A genomic window from Silene latifolia isolate original U9 population chromosome Y, ASM4854445v1, whole genome shotgun sequence includes:
- the LOC141631818 gene encoding uncharacterized protein LOC141631818, translated as MTHRHCFEALDKSLKDVMRVLDVGNAEVPFGGKVVVFGGDFRQTLPVVSKGSRADVVAVSLCSSYLWSFCKVLRLTKNMRLQVGSSTDNVGELRKFSEWLLEIGDGIAGGENDGEVDLELSADLLI; from the exons ATGACTCATAGGCATTGCTTTGAGGCCCTTGATAAAAGTTTAAAAGATGTAATGCGTGTTTTGGACGTGGGAAATGCTGAAGTGCCGTTTGGTGGGAAAGTTGTGGTATTCGGGGGTGATTTTAGACAGACATTACCGGTtgtttcaaaaggaagtagagcAGATGTTGTGGCTGTATCCCTGTGTTCATCGTATTTATGGTCTTTCTGCAAG GTACTTAGATTGACCAAAAATATGCGATTGCAAGTTGGTAGTTCAACTGACAATGTTGGGGAGTTACGAAAATTCTCCGAATGGCtcttggagattggagatggtatAGCAGGCGGTGAAAATGATGGAGAAGTTGATCTAGAATTATCAGCCGACTTACTAATTTAG